A genomic segment from Segniliparus rotundus DSM 44985 encodes:
- a CDS encoding cold-shock protein, whose protein sequence is MSLGTVKWFNEEKGFGFIAPEDGSKDLFVHFTGIVENGGFRTLHEGQRVQFEAEAGQRGPQAVSVVAV, encoded by the coding sequence ATGTCTCTCGGCACTGTCAAATGGTTCAACGAGGAAAAAGGCTTCGGCTTCATCGCCCCCGAGGACGGCAGCAAGGATCTGTTCGTCCATTTCACCGGGATCGTGGAGAACGGCGGCTTCCGCACCCTTCACGAAGGGCAGCGCGTGCAGTTCGAGGCCGAGGCCGGCCAGCGCGGCCCGCAAGCAGTCTCCGTGGTCGCAGTCTGA